From Nevskia ramosa DSM 11499, one genomic window encodes:
- a CDS encoding SDR family NAD(P)-dependent oxidoreductase, translated as MADTLTGRHIVVTGAASGMGHAAALELAARGASLALWDIDFSAVTAIAETLRQSGSLCIGLGVDVSSNAQVEEAMQRSVDLLGHVDGAFNNAGIGVPTISLHSLDEADFDRIVAVNLKGVWLCMKHQIQHMRSRSGGSIVNNASVSGLVALAGQGAYTATKHGVVGLSKAAAVEGAASNIRVNAICPGAVRTAILRHLEQAGITDTALAAMSPQNRIAEPSEIAHAVAWLLSQESSFVTGAALPIDGGWVAQ; from the coding sequence ATGGCTGACACGCTGACTGGGCGGCATATCGTGGTGACAGGCGCAGCATCCGGGATGGGCCATGCCGCAGCACTGGAACTGGCTGCTCGCGGGGCGAGCCTAGCGCTCTGGGACATCGACTTTTCCGCAGTGACCGCCATTGCGGAAACGCTTCGGCAGTCAGGCAGCTTGTGCATCGGCCTCGGCGTGGACGTGAGCAGCAATGCTCAAGTCGAGGAAGCGATGCAGCGTTCGGTGGACCTGCTGGGTCACGTCGACGGAGCCTTCAACAATGCCGGTATCGGCGTGCCGACAATCTCGCTGCATAGCCTCGACGAAGCGGATTTTGACCGTATCGTGGCGGTGAATCTCAAAGGCGTCTGGCTTTGCATGAAGCACCAGATTCAACACATGCGCAGCCGCAGCGGCGGCTCGATCGTCAATAACGCTTCGGTGTCCGGCTTAGTTGCTTTGGCGGGTCAGGGTGCCTACACCGCCACCAAGCATGGCGTCGTCGGGCTGAGCAAGGCAGCGGCCGTGGAAGGCGCAGCCAGCAATATCCGGGTGAACGCGATCTGTCCCGGCGCCGTGCGCACGGCGATCCTGCGTCATCTCGAACAGGCCGGCATCACCGACACCGCACTCGCGGCAATGTCCCCTCAAAACCGCATCGCGGAGCCGAGTGAAATCGCTCATGCAGTGGCCTGGCTGCTGTCCCAGGAATCGAGCTTTGTCACAGGCGCAGCCTTGCCCATCGATGGCGGCTGGGTTGCACAGTAA
- a CDS encoding TetR/AcrR family transcriptional regulator, which produces MPSARSQPKPGNRQRIIEATVKLMNEHGGAVGTSQIAEFLGISPGNLYYHFRNREEILRELFDGLTRDLDEVLRVQPGESIPVERLVSCYIGGSKVLWRYRFFFASATDFISRDESLAKKYQEFSARSKSYMRLIIQGAVRDAPGLCRPTVRECEHIAETMWVVWVSWPRYSELSMPGQLLGESDIGRGLEQISFLLSPYLDAAYYQKTKRQLHRFVAELQRDKS; this is translated from the coding sequence ATGCCGTCAGCAAGATCCCAACCGAAGCCAGGTAACAGGCAACGGATCATCGAGGCCACCGTCAAGCTCATGAACGAGCACGGCGGGGCGGTAGGCACCTCGCAGATTGCAGAATTTCTCGGAATCAGTCCGGGCAATCTTTACTATCATTTTCGCAACCGCGAGGAGATTCTGCGCGAACTGTTCGACGGATTGACCCGGGATCTGGATGAGGTCCTAAGGGTGCAGCCCGGCGAGTCGATCCCGGTCGAGCGGCTCGTGTCCTGCTACATCGGTGGCAGCAAGGTCTTGTGGCGCTACCGCTTCTTTTTTGCTTCGGCCACTGATTTCATCAGTCGCGACGAAAGTCTGGCGAAGAAGTACCAGGAGTTCAGCGCTCGTTCGAAAAGCTACATGCGGCTCATCATCCAGGGAGCTGTAAGGGATGCACCTGGCCTATGTCGACCGACCGTGCGCGAATGCGAACATATCGCTGAAACCATGTGGGTAGTGTGGGTGAGCTGGCCTCGTTATTCGGAACTGAGCATGCCCGGCCAACTACTGGGCGAATCGGATATCGGCCGAGGCCTGGAGCAGATCTCCTTCCTGCTGTCGCCCTATCTCGACGCCGCGTACTACCAGAAGACCAAGCGACAACTGCACCGCTTCGTCGCCGAGCTGCAACGCGACAAAAGCTGA
- a CDS encoding flavin-containing monooxygenase — translation MNGKREPRVIIIGAGMSGMLMAIKLIESGMDNFQIYDKASEIGGTWRENTYPGIGCDVAAHYYTYQDVPNPEWSTRLPQGAEIQKYLLGVAEQRDLRRRIAFNKEVARADHDGQRWTVRFKDGEVVEADFVVACCGLLHHPRYPDIPGLGDFKGAKFHSARWDHSVPLEGRRVGVIGNGSTGAQIISKLSERKLDLKVFQRTPQWIFPLPDRRYSQIEKSLLRAFPWVGRIIHHVYRVAFENLFAAAVLKPCWQRRLMSWLCKWNLNTVKDPALRAKLTPDYQPLCKRLVMSMEFYPAIQRENVSLVTDEIDHIDARGVVTKDGVLHEVDVLALATGFDAHAYFRPLELRNVQGRTLSEAWKQGPYALRTVAVPGFPNFFFTLGPQSPIGNFSAISISETQINYILRCIEMFRDGKFRTLHPTPEATEKFNAFIRAAMPDTIWVTGCTNWYMSKNGVPSAWPYSGNRFRKELREPNLAEYELAV, via the coding sequence GTGAACGGCAAGCGCGAACCGCGGGTCATCATCATCGGTGCCGGCATGTCCGGCATGCTGATGGCGATCAAGCTGATCGAGTCGGGAATGGATAATTTCCAGATCTACGACAAGGCCAGCGAGATTGGTGGCACCTGGCGTGAGAACACCTATCCCGGTATCGGCTGCGACGTGGCGGCGCACTACTACACCTACCAGGACGTTCCTAATCCGGAGTGGAGCACGCGCCTACCGCAGGGTGCCGAAATCCAGAAATACCTGCTCGGCGTGGCCGAGCAGCGAGACCTGCGTCGACGTATCGCTTTTAACAAGGAAGTCGCCCGGGCCGATCACGATGGGCAGCGCTGGACAGTGCGTTTCAAGGATGGCGAGGTGGTTGAGGCGGATTTCGTGGTTGCCTGCTGCGGCCTGCTGCACCATCCGCGTTATCCCGACATTCCAGGACTTGGCGATTTCAAGGGCGCCAAGTTTCATTCCGCGCGCTGGGACCACTCGGTGCCGCTGGAGGGTAGGCGGGTCGGCGTTATCGGCAACGGTTCCACCGGCGCGCAGATCATCTCCAAGCTTTCAGAGCGCAAGCTGGATCTGAAAGTGTTCCAGAGAACACCGCAATGGATCTTTCCGCTCCCGGATCGCCGCTACTCGCAGATAGAAAAATCGTTGCTACGAGCTTTTCCCTGGGTCGGGCGGATCATCCACCATGTGTACCGGGTGGCGTTCGAGAATCTATTTGCTGCGGCGGTGCTCAAGCCCTGCTGGCAACGACGCCTGATGAGCTGGCTTTGCAAATGGAATCTGAATACCGTCAAGGACCCCGCGCTGAGAGCGAAGCTCACGCCGGACTATCAGCCGCTATGCAAACGCCTCGTCATGAGCATGGAGTTTTATCCGGCGATCCAGCGCGAAAACGTTTCCCTTGTCACCGATGAAATCGACCATATCGACGCCCGGGGTGTAGTGACCAAGGATGGTGTTCTGCATGAAGTCGATGTGCTGGCGCTTGCCACAGGCTTTGATGCGCATGCTTATTTCCGTCCACTCGAACTCCGCAATGTCCAGGGCAGAACTTTAAGTGAGGCCTGGAAGCAAGGTCCTTATGCATTGCGTACCGTTGCAGTGCCGGGCTTTCCAAACTTCTTCTTCACGCTGGGGCCGCAGAGTCCGATTGGAAATTTCTCTGCGATCAGCATCTCCGAGACGCAGATCAATTACATCCTGCGCTGCATCGAAATGTTCCGGGACGGCAAGTTCCGGACGCTTCATCCCACGCCGGAGGCCACCGAAAAGTTCAACGCCTTCATTCGCGCAGCCATGCCCGACACCATCTGGGTGACGGGCTGCACGAATTGGTACATGAGCAAGAACGGAGTGCCGTCGGCCTGGCCGTACAGCGGCAATCGCTTCCGCAAGGAACTGCGCGAGCCGAATCTTGCCGAGTACGAACTTGCTGTCTGA
- a CDS encoding metal-dependent hydrolase encodes MVEAPNGLAPLAIEPTPVPRRIAFEFPDDIDPQWIPGKPELAAMMNGGSLTMPYLEPFLIRTVREVTQLIGDEHLSEQGRVFNIQEQHHYQVHRRFNEMLKAKRYPELAAIERDMQAAYARLAQRPLRTRMAYTAGFESMTLGVTKWLIEQRVALFKDADTRVVSFVLWHMVEETEHKCVAFDIYQAAFGRSLSGYLARAYGVFHGSLQVMWFSMRAYKAMLQHEGLWRQLRSRLRLARHITSFIRHVGPYLLRAALPGHSPRSEKDPQWVLDWIAGHGAAPLDQIPLLDTHSPQIPVPYSQSLAKAA; translated from the coding sequence ATGGTTGAAGCCCCAAACGGCCTGGCCCCGCTGGCGATTGAGCCCACGCCCGTTCCGCGTCGGATCGCCTTCGAGTTTCCCGACGACATCGACCCCCAGTGGATCCCGGGCAAGCCCGAGCTGGCCGCGATGATGAACGGCGGATCGCTGACCATGCCGTATCTCGAACCGTTTCTGATCCGCACCGTGCGTGAGGTCACGCAGCTAATCGGCGATGAGCACCTGAGCGAACAGGGCCGCGTCTTCAACATCCAGGAGCAGCATCACTACCAGGTCCATCGGCGCTTCAACGAGATGCTGAAAGCCAAGCGCTACCCGGAGCTTGCCGCCATCGAGCGCGACATGCAGGCGGCCTATGCACGCCTCGCCCAGCGTCCACTGCGCACCCGCATGGCCTACACCGCGGGCTTCGAGTCGATGACCCTGGGCGTGACCAAATGGCTCATCGAGCAGCGCGTGGCCTTGTTCAAGGATGCGGACACGCGCGTGGTGTCCTTCGTGCTCTGGCACATGGTGGAAGAAACAGAGCACAAGTGTGTGGCCTTCGATATCTATCAAGCGGCCTTCGGCCGAAGCCTGAGCGGCTACCTGGCGCGGGCCTATGGGGTCTTTCACGGCTCGCTGCAAGTGATGTGGTTTTCGATGCGCGCCTATAAGGCCATGTTGCAGCATGAAGGCCTGTGGCGGCAGCTGCGCTCGCGGCTGCGGTTGGCCCGGCACATCACCTCTTTCATTCGCCACGTCGGCCCCTACCTGCTGCGCGCCGCGCTGCCTGGTCATTCGCCACGCAGCGAGAAAGATCCGCAATGGGTACTGGACTGGATCGCCGGTCACGGTGCCGCGCCGCTGGATCAGATCCCCCTGCTGGACACTCACTCGCCGCAGATTCCTGTCCCCTATTCCCAGTCGCTGGCCAAGGCCGCCTGA
- a CDS encoding TetR/AcrR family transcriptional regulator, which yields MPRPKFTDDQRAHKRDQILGAAMSVFEKEGGEDAISFRRLATELGLSYTAPYRYFADKQELMNALRARAFRWIEAEMREAIAGLSEPKQQLESLAAAYIRSGMAHPHRYALMFFALDQLEVAKRSIELKAAKRDALDVCTQVIAAGQARGDFPRAFDPLTASHLFWIGAHGLVSLQVAGQFVMGRDVQVLVPTLIHALRTGMEHADAAETVPTKEKRHG from the coding sequence ATGCCCCGCCCAAAGTTCACTGACGACCAACGTGCGCATAAGCGCGACCAGATTCTGGGTGCCGCCATGTCGGTGTTCGAGAAAGAGGGTGGCGAAGACGCAATCAGCTTCCGCCGCCTCGCGACGGAACTGGGCTTGAGCTATACCGCGCCCTACCGCTACTTCGCCGACAAGCAGGAGTTGATGAATGCCCTGCGCGCCCGCGCCTTCCGCTGGATCGAGGCCGAGATGCGAGAGGCCATAGCGGGCTTGAGCGAGCCGAAGCAGCAGCTGGAATCCCTCGCGGCCGCCTACATCCGCAGCGGCATGGCTCATCCGCACCGCTACGCGCTTATGTTCTTTGCTCTCGACCAGCTCGAGGTGGCAAAGCGTTCGATAGAGCTGAAGGCTGCCAAGCGTGATGCGCTGGATGTGTGCACTCAGGTCATTGCCGCTGGCCAGGCACGCGGCGACTTTCCACGGGCCTTCGACCCGCTAACGGCCAGCCATCTGTTCTGGATTGGTGCACACGGTCTGGTGTCGCTGCAGGTGGCCGGGCAGTTCGTGATGGGTCGCGATGTGCAGGTGCTTGTGCCCACGTTGATCCACGCGCTTCGCACCGGCATGGAGCACGCCGATGCCGCAGAAACAGTCCCTACCAAGGAGAAACGTCATGGTTGA
- a CDS encoding cytochrome P450 has product MTSAIDTNVTEPATESAGDWCGADPFAPSFRDDPYPALHGLRERDPVNLTPVGTWRISRYDDVAAIFRTAKTSMTLSNGESPNFDPLDKRGSFLEFMLNKDDPEHLVLRRLATLTLNPKTARMMEDEVKLTVKDAMDEALKRGGMDVVPHMAHNVPSRMVCKIMGIPECDREKFNEWTAARTNAFFAKFLPPEVQQRTRDAGNAMADYFEALMRERRKNLGDDLISTMIRANDSADKLSDDTLVIQAIGIIIAGYETTIGLIGNGMRALLDHPDQTEKLRVQPDLVNNAVNECLRYDTPILFNWRVLQEPFEVGGKTLPADAVIWQMLASANRDPARFENPDVFDIERKDVSHQAFGGGIHHCIGNTLARMEARHAFSEFAQRTKGLRIEQGKLEWSHSFFRVMASLPIAFR; this is encoded by the coding sequence ATGACATCCGCAATCGATACGAACGTCACGGAACCGGCAACCGAATCGGCTGGAGACTGGTGCGGTGCAGACCCTTTCGCCCCGAGTTTTCGCGACGATCCCTATCCCGCGCTGCATGGTCTTCGTGAGCGCGATCCGGTCAACCTGACCCCGGTCGGCACTTGGCGCATCAGTCGCTACGACGACGTGGCTGCAATATTTCGCACAGCCAAGACCAGTATGACGCTGTCCAATGGCGAGTCGCCGAACTTCGATCCACTCGACAAGCGCGGTAGTTTCCTCGAGTTCATGCTCAACAAGGACGATCCCGAGCATCTGGTGCTGCGCCGGCTAGCCACGCTAACGCTGAATCCGAAGACCGCGCGGATGATGGAGGACGAGGTCAAGTTGACCGTCAAGGACGCCATGGACGAGGCGCTCAAGCGCGGCGGCATGGACGTGGTCCCGCACATGGCACACAACGTGCCGTCTCGCATGGTCTGCAAGATCATGGGCATCCCGGAGTGCGACCGGGAAAAATTCAATGAATGGACGGCAGCACGTACCAACGCGTTCTTCGCCAAGTTCCTGCCACCTGAGGTACAGCAGCGTACGCGAGACGCCGGCAATGCAATGGCGGACTACTTCGAAGCGCTGATGCGCGAACGACGCAAGAATCTCGGCGACGATCTGATCAGCACCATGATCCGGGCCAATGATTCCGCCGACAAACTCAGCGATGACACCCTGGTGATCCAGGCCATCGGCATCATCATTGCCGGCTACGAAACCACCATTGGCCTGATCGGCAACGGCATGCGCGCGCTTCTGGACCATCCGGACCAGACCGAGAAACTGCGCGTGCAACCGGATCTGGTCAACAACGCGGTCAACGAGTGCCTGCGGTACGACACGCCGATTCTTTTCAACTGGCGCGTGCTACAGGAACCCTTCGAAGTCGGAGGCAAAACCCTGCCGGCGGATGCCGTGATCTGGCAGATGCTGGCCTCGGCCAATCGCGATCCCGCCCGATTCGAGAATCCAGACGTATTCGACATCGAGCGCAAGGACGTGTCCCACCAGGCCTTCGGCGGTGGCATTCACCATTGCATCGGCAACACCCTGGCCCGGATGGAAGCGCGTCATGCCTTCAGCGAATTCGCGCAGCGAACCAAGGGGTTGCGTATCGAGCAGGGCAAGCTCGAATGGTCGCACTCGTTCTTCCGCGTGATGGCAAGTCTGCCGATCGCATTCCGCTGA
- a CDS encoding 2Fe-2S iron-sulfur cluster-binding protein, which produces MRRVTFTEHDGRSRIIDAVDGQTLMQAATQNGVRGIIAECGGARVCGTCHCYIDEPWLNATGTACEDERMLLEFSENYRPNSRLSCQILVSAAIEGMVVHLPSSQP; this is translated from the coding sequence ATGCGTCGGGTCACTTTCACTGAACACGATGGCCGTAGCCGAATCATAGATGCTGTGGACGGACAGACCTTGATGCAGGCCGCCACACAGAATGGTGTGCGCGGGATCATCGCCGAGTGCGGTGGTGCCCGCGTCTGCGGCACCTGCCATTGCTACATCGACGAGCCTTGGCTGAACGCGACCGGCACGGCGTGCGAGGACGAAAGAATGCTCTTGGAATTCTCCGAGAACTATCGTCCCAACAGCCGCCTCAGCTGCCAGATTCTGGTATCCGCAGCAATCGAGGGCATGGTGGTGCACCTGCCATCTTCGCAGCCCTGA
- a CDS encoding NADP-dependent oxidoreductase — translation MNNQRVVLASRPNGSPTLENFRLETAPIRELKDGEVLVKTLYLSLDPYMRMRMSDSDSYADPVQIGEVMFGGTVGRIVESRRDGFSAGDLVTGYTGWESFSVTADETLARLPRKMAQPSLALSLLGMPGFTAHHGLLNIGKPVPGNTVVVGAATGAVGSVVGQIAKLKGCRAVGIAGGTDKCAYAVDELGFDACLDHRSPNFASELKAACPDGIDVYFENVGGEILRAVLPLLNDFARISLCGLIAWYNGDQSAKPVLAAEVLTPLLVKRVQMQGFVIIDQYPEHHASFLRDMQGWLAEGKMKVREDIVEGIDKAPEAFIGLLEGKNFGKLVVRVASDDSR, via the coding sequence ATGAACAACCAACGCGTGGTACTGGCGAGCCGTCCCAATGGTTCGCCAACGCTGGAGAATTTTCGACTCGAAACGGCGCCGATCCGAGAACTGAAGGACGGCGAGGTCCTGGTCAAGACGCTGTATCTATCGCTTGATCCTTACATGCGCATGCGCATGAGTGACTCCGATTCCTATGCCGATCCGGTACAGATTGGCGAAGTGATGTTCGGTGGCACCGTGGGGCGGATTGTGGAATCTCGTCGCGACGGGTTTTCTGCCGGTGACCTGGTCACCGGCTATACCGGCTGGGAAAGTTTCAGCGTCACCGCTGACGAAACCCTGGCCCGTTTGCCGCGCAAGATGGCTCAACCCTCCCTGGCGCTGAGCCTGCTCGGAATGCCGGGGTTCACGGCTCATCACGGACTGCTCAATATCGGCAAGCCTGTGCCCGGAAACACCGTCGTCGTCGGAGCTGCCACAGGGGCGGTCGGATCCGTGGTCGGTCAGATCGCCAAGCTTAAGGGCTGCCGTGCGGTGGGCATCGCGGGTGGGACGGACAAGTGTGCCTATGCCGTCGACGAACTGGGATTCGATGCTTGCCTGGACCATCGATCGCCCAACTTTGCTTCCGAGCTCAAGGCAGCCTGTCCCGATGGGATCGATGTTTATTTCGAGAACGTCGGCGGCGAGATCCTGCGTGCTGTTTTGCCACTGCTCAATGACTTTGCCCGTATTTCCCTTTGCGGCCTGATCGCCTGGTACAACGGCGATCAGTCGGCCAAGCCTGTGCTCGCAGCAGAAGTATTGACACCCCTGCTGGTCAAGCGTGTGCAGATGCAGGGCTTCGTGATCATTGACCAGTATCCGGAGCACCACGCCAGCTTCCTTCGCGACATGCAGGGCTGGCTGGCCGAAGGAAAGATGAAGGTACGCGAAGACATCGTCGAGGGAATCGACAAGGCACCAGAAGCGTTCATTGGACTTCTCGAAGGGAAGAACTTTGGAAAGCTTGTCGTCCGTGTCGCGAGCGATGACAGCCGCTGA
- a CDS encoding DUF3237 domain-containing protein encodes MTQSTLETRWLMTLQGSIPKPVVISPSLMIFNVLDATIDSPRLKAKILPPSGDWVQVQDNGNWKLDVRLLMEADDGCPIYAQYSGILRMDPGLGERLASGEEIPGSELYFRSAPYFQTPSEKYGWLNNVVAVGKMRSFGGGNVVYDIFEVL; translated from the coding sequence ATGACTCAATCGACACTCGAAACCCGCTGGCTGATGACGCTTCAGGGCAGTATCCCCAAGCCGGTCGTCATCTCTCCTTCGCTGATGATCTTCAATGTGCTGGACGCCACGATCGACAGTCCACGACTCAAGGCCAAGATTCTTCCGCCGAGCGGCGACTGGGTTCAGGTGCAGGACAACGGTAACTGGAAGCTCGATGTTCGCTTGCTGATGGAAGCCGATGACGGCTGTCCGATCTACGCGCAGTACAGCGGAATCCTGCGCATGGATCCCGGTCTCGGCGAGCGCTTGGCCAGCGGCGAGGAGATTCCGGGCAGCGAGCTGTATTTCCGCAGCGCACCTTACTTCCAGACACCGTCGGAAAAATATGGCTGGCTGAATAACGTCGTTGCGGTCGGCAAGATGCGTAGCTTCGGCGGCGGCAATGTCGTCTACGACATCTTCGAAGTCCTGTGA
- a CDS encoding efflux RND transporter permease subunit, whose protein sequence is MNLSAPFIARPIGTSLLAIGIFLLGVIAYARLPVAPLPQVEFPIIFVSTQQPGASPETMAQTVAAPLERRFGQIPGVNEITSSSALGSATVVLQFDLDRDIDGAARDVQAAINASLADLPAGLPAPPTWRKANPNDSPILILALTSDTVGLDKVYEFADNQLNPSLSQVEGVAEVQISGAAKPAIRIQANPAQLAQMGLSLATVRTAVNALTVNRAKGSLSDEAQTWVIDADDQLATVEDFRNAIIATRDGVPIPLSSVATVINGQENARLAGWYNGKRAVLVFIRKQADANVIETVDQILDQLPALRASLPPGVELSIQADRTQTIRASVDEVQIALVLSTALVILVMFLFLRRGVPTAIAGVTVPLALAATFAAMWLLDYSLDNLSLLALTVSVGFVVDDAIVVIENIVRHIEAGEKPRDAALRGAKEIGFTVLSITVSLIAVFIPILFLAGIPGRLFREFSVTLAVAVAVSALISLTLTPTLCAKFLRPENHERVPGRLERGLEAGLAWLLSGYRVLLLWALRHTRIMALFTLGTVFLTGYLYTIVPKGFFPQQDTGFISGNLVAAQDTSFAAIAEKTLKVADVVLADPAVQSAVYFVGGSRGASNSGRMFINLKTPEQGRKISADKVIERLRPKTAKVEGIEMYLQAVQDLRAGGRSGRSQYLYALRAPEAKDLYEWTPKLVERLKKMPQLVDVSSDLETGALQLNVIVNRDAASRLGLRPATVDQALYDAFGQRQIALIYDRTNTHRVILEATPDEQQDPSELARIQVATPSGVAVPLSAIARFEFGTAPLSINHEGQFTVVNLTFNLMPGASLPQVEAQIGKAMVDLQMPGEIRGGFGGSAALFASGLDAFPILLLTALLAVYIVLGMLYESWVHPLTILSTIPSAGIGALLALLAFDMELSLVAIIGIILLIGIVKKNAILMIDFALEAQRHRGMSPRDAIFEACMTRFRPITMTTMAAVFGAVPLAIGLGTGSELRQPLGVAIIGGLLLSQLLTLLTTPIVYLGFEKITGWRRRRRERRTNLNAAPI, encoded by the coding sequence GTGAACCTCAGCGCGCCCTTCATCGCGCGGCCGATCGGCACTTCGCTGCTGGCGATCGGCATCTTCCTGCTCGGCGTGATCGCCTACGCGCGGCTGCCGGTGGCCCCGCTGCCGCAGGTGGAATTTCCGATCATTTTTGTCTCGACCCAGCAGCCGGGTGCTTCGCCCGAAACCATGGCGCAGACCGTGGCCGCGCCGCTGGAACGGCGCTTCGGGCAGATTCCCGGCGTCAACGAGATCACTTCGTCGAGCGCGCTGGGCAGCGCCACCGTGGTGCTGCAGTTCGATCTCGATCGCGACATCGATGGTGCCGCGCGGGACGTGCAGGCGGCGATCAATGCCTCGCTCGCCGATCTGCCTGCGGGCCTGCCGGCGCCGCCGACCTGGCGCAAGGCCAATCCCAACGATTCACCGATCCTGATCCTGGCGCTGACCTCCGATACCGTCGGCCTGGACAAGGTCTACGAGTTCGCCGACAACCAGCTGAACCCGAGTCTGTCGCAGGTCGAAGGTGTTGCCGAAGTGCAGATCTCCGGCGCTGCGAAGCCGGCGATCCGCATCCAGGCGAACCCGGCGCAGCTTGCGCAGATGGGCCTGTCGCTGGCGACGGTGCGCACCGCCGTCAACGCGCTGACCGTCAATCGCGCCAAGGGCTCCTTGAGCGACGAGGCGCAGACCTGGGTCATCGATGCCGATGATCAGCTGGCCACCGTCGAGGATTTCCGCAATGCCATCATCGCCACCCGTGACGGCGTGCCGATTCCGCTGTCCTCGGTCGCCACGGTCATCAATGGCCAGGAGAACGCCCGCCTGGCCGGCTGGTACAACGGCAAGCGCGCGGTGCTGGTGTTCATCCGCAAGCAGGCCGATGCCAACGTCATCGAGACCGTCGACCAGATTCTCGATCAGCTGCCGGCCCTGCGCGCCAGCCTGCCGCCGGGTGTCGAGCTGTCGATCCAGGCCGATCGCACGCAGACCATTCGCGCTTCGGTCGACGAGGTCCAGATTGCGCTGGTGCTGTCGACCGCGCTGGTGATCCTGGTGATGTTCCTGTTCCTGCGCCGGGGCGTGCCGACGGCGATCGCCGGCGTCACCGTGCCATTGGCGCTGGCTGCGACCTTCGCGGCGATGTGGCTGCTCGACTACAGCCTCGACAACCTGTCGCTGCTGGCGCTGACGGTGTCGGTGGGTTTCGTCGTCGACGATGCGATCGTGGTCATCGAGAACATCGTTCGCCATATCGAGGCCGGCGAGAAGCCGCGGGATGCCGCGCTGCGCGGGGCCAAGGAAATCGGCTTCACGGTGCTGTCGATCACCGTGTCCCTGATCGCCGTGTTCATCCCGATCCTGTTCCTGGCCGGCATTCCCGGCCGGCTGTTTCGCGAGTTCTCGGTAACCCTGGCGGTTGCCGTCGCGGTATCGGCGCTGATCTCGCTGACCCTGACGCCAACCCTGTGCGCGAAGTTTCTGCGCCCCGAAAATCATGAGCGCGTGCCGGGCCGGCTCGAACGCGGCCTGGAAGCCGGCCTGGCCTGGCTGCTGTCCGGCTATCGGGTGCTGCTGCTCTGGGCGCTGCGCCACACGCGGATCATGGCGCTGTTCACGCTCGGCACCGTGTTCCTCACCGGCTACCTGTACACGATCGTGCCGAAGGGCTTCTTCCCGCAGCAGGACACCGGTTTCATCTCCGGCAATCTGGTGGCCGCGCAGGACACCTCGTTCGCGGCGATCGCCGAAAAGACCCTGAAGGTGGCCGATGTCGTGCTCGCCGATCCGGCCGTGCAGTCGGCGGTGTACTTCGTCGGCGGCAGCCGCGGCGCCTCGAATTCCGGGCGCATGTTCATCAACCTGAAGACGCCTGAGCAGGGCCGCAAGATCAGCGCCGACAAGGTCATCGAACGGCTGCGGCCGAAGACCGCGAAAGTCGAAGGCATCGAGATGTATCTGCAGGCGGTGCAGGATCTGCGCGCCGGTGGCCGCTCCGGCCGCTCGCAATACCTGTACGCGTTGCGCGCGCCCGAAGCGAAGGACTTGTACGAGTGGACGCCGAAGCTGGTCGAGCGCCTGAAGAAGATGCCGCAGCTGGTCGACGTTTCCTCCGATCTGGAAACCGGCGCGCTGCAGTTGAATGTCATCGTCAATCGCGATGCTGCGTCACGTCTCGGCCTGCGTCCGGCCACCGTCGACCAAGCGTTGTACGACGCTTTCGGCCAGCGCCAGATCGCGCTGATCTACGACCGTACCAACACCCATCGGGTAATCCTCGAAGCCACGCCGGACGAGCAGCAGGATCCTTCCGAACTGGCCCGCATCCAGGTGGCCACGCCGTCCGGTGTCGCGGTGCCGCTGTCGGCGATCGCCCGCTTCGAGTTCGGCACCGCGCCGCTGTCGATCAATCACGAAGGCCAGTTCACCGTCGTCAATCTGACCTTCAATCTGATGCCGGGCGCCAGCTTGCCGCAGGTCGAAGCGCAGATCGGCAAGGCGATGGTCGATCTGCAGATGCCGGGCGAGATACGCGGCGGCTTCGGCGGCAGTGCCGCGCTGTTCGCCAGCGGCCTCGATGCCTTCCCGATCCTGCTGCTCACCGCGCTGCTCGCGGTCTACATCGTGCTCGGCATGCTCTACGAAAGCTGGGTGCATCCGCTGACCATCCTGTCGACGATCCCCTCGGCCGGCATCGGCGCGCTGCTGGCGCTGCTGGCCTTCGACATGGAACTGTCCCTGGTCGCGATCATCGGCATCATCCTGCTGATCGGCATCGTCAAGAAGAACGCCATCCTGATGATCGATTTCGCGCTGGAAGCCCAGCGCCACCGCGGCATGAGCCCGCGCGACGCGATCTTCGAAGCCTGCATGACCCGCTTCCGACCGATCACCATGACGACCATGGCCGCCGTATTCGGCGCCGTACCGCTGGCGATCGGCCTGGGCACGGGCTCGGAACTGCGTCAGCCGCTCGGCGTCGCGATCATCGGGGGTCTGCTGCTGAGTCAGCTGCTGACCCTGCTGACCACCCCGATCGTCTACCTCGGTTTCGAGAAGATCACCGGCTGGCGCCGCCGCCGCCGCGAGCGCCGGACGAACCTGAACGCAGCGCCAATCTGA